From Cotesia glomerata isolate CgM1 linkage group LG2, MPM_Cglom_v2.3, whole genome shotgun sequence, a single genomic window includes:
- the LOC123258817 gene encoding inner centromere protein A-like, with product MDRSAKEAGLNMVLNDLNGFHQTFLAGLATIEQLRKDHVNFIRDLGTQIANKRPGLLPKTPKRKRIHTILENEEVSPEGKKTLETPAKTDDEEPNKEEEEEVVVPRSRRGASVKANEKIKKQQSITLNAKLRRPSNDEDVMEVVVKPRTTRGKRAKQPVSGSDDEELKRPSKQSKIEKKSHKLMEKVTIKVERISSTIELNEGDNNNKNVSDVEMMSPPRETRSTKISVPEPPADKSIGEQDNTLITEASMYEDAIGSKMLPMNSTMNPNSTMTIDRKMMNVTVVLDKMNQTVTLSKNSLPSTSGEMVPTVLLSKNEFRKKTSSLKSNIVHSEVDELITDDESSPERIKAVNSSKSTTKKFRKLKAAVVSETEDSEDEVLATPVKTNLKTKDLKYKQNALFSPYAKQSVKNKVEAFEQVARSPTKEQTTGRVTRTKTRAMANAADTAASKAPKTPNPADVRARKSLAKAKKIAIAKQKRDDDNEKENALLNSAQKSRLPVAKSDKLAQKQQLRTTPVSKARLHMPMSVNRLAHTPVNAHVLPASTKAATTSKTSHLSHASSVDSVSHSKPLSKSSSIDSLVEKKQRDEDARIKKEEALRQQTEEKRRKREEKELKNKKAREAQEKLEQEKRLRLEKEKEMKAKHALIMQEKMREEAEKKRLAQLQRAQEKEEKKRQEEQLRLQRMHEIEETERKLAEQRRREEENERRKKAELRAQQAAAAENAKLKQQYQAKVKAMQMEKNQQQQQLHEAPTSYKIDSDPDDDESDNESNPKHPIPYWAQAGIRNLQLELQQYIPINNVLKFFGAKKCTPDLSELFVGVKKDRMKRTSSAVWKSPPRFSMMEDE from the exons ATGGATCGTTCCGCCAAGGAAGCAGGCTTAAATATGGTCTTAAATGACTTGAACGGTTTTCATCAGACATTTTTAGCTGGCTTGGCAACAATAGAACAATTACGCAAAGACCATGTAAACTTCATTCGAGATTTGGGCACTCAGATAGCCAACAAGAGGCCGGGACTCCTTCCAAAAACACCGAAGCGTAAACGTATTCACACAATTCTGGAGAACGAAGAAGTTTCACCCGAAGGAAAGAAAACCCTCGAAACACCAGCGAAGACCGATGATGAAGAACCAAACAaggaggaagaagaagaagtaGTCGTTCCTAGGTCTCGACGCGGTGCTTCCGTCAAggctaatgaaaaaataaaaaaacagcaATCTATAACGCTTAATGCTAAACTACGCAGACCGTCTAACGATGAAGATGTCATGGAAGTAGTAGTG AAACCCCGAACGACTCGAGGCAAGCGGGCGAAACAACCTGTTAGTGGATCTGATGACGAAGAGTTAAAGAGACCATCCAAGCAAtcaaaaatcgagaaaaaGAGTCACAAACTGATGGAGAAAGTTACTATCAAAGTCGAGCGAATATCTTCAACAATTGAGCTGAACGAAggggataataataataaaaatgtaagcgATGTTGAAATGATGAGTCCTCCGCGCGAAACTCGATCTACAAAAATTTCTGTACCAGAGCCACCAGCTGATAAGAGTATTGGTGAACAAGACAACACTCTTATCACTGAAGCGTCAATGTATGAAGATGCTATTGGTAGCAAAATGCTGCCGATGAATTCAACGATGAATCCCAATAGCACCATGACCATTGACAGAAAAATGATGAACGTGACAGTAGTGTTGGATAAAATGAATCAAACTGTCACTTTGAGTAAAAATTCTCTGCCATCAACTTCCGGTGAAATGGTGCCAACAGTACTGTTATCAAAGAATGAATTTCGTAAGAAAACGTCGTCGTTAAAATCTAATATCGTTCATTCAGAAGTTGATGAGCTTATTACTGACGACGAGTCTTCGCCGGAACGCATTAAAGCTGTCAATTCATCCAAGTCCACAAccaaaaaattcagaaaattaaAAGCCGCTGTAGTGAGTGAAACCGAAGACTCTGAAGATGAAGTTTTAGCTACGCCGGTTAAGACAAATCTTAAAACAAAGGATCTTAAGTATAAACAAAACGCGCTGTTCAGTCCTTATGCAAAGCAATCTGTAAAGAATAAGGTCGAGGCTTTTGAACAAGTAGCACGAAGTCCTACAAAAGAACAAACAACTGGAAGAGTTACGAGAACTAAAACGCGAGCTATGGCAAACGCTGCTGATACTGCAGCCAGCAAAGCTCCTAAAACTCCGAACCCAGCTGATGTTCGCGCTCGTAAGTCATTGGCTAAAGCCAAAAAAATAGCCATCGCTAAACAAAAGCGTGATGATGACAATGAAAAAGAGAATGCGCTTCTAAATTCTGCTCAAAAGTCGCGCCTACCAGTTGCTAAGTCTGACAAGCTGGCGCAGAAGCAACAATTGAGGACGACTCCGGTCAGCAAAGCGCGATTACACATGCCAATGTCAGTGAATCGCTTAGCTCATACTCCGGTCAATGCTCACGTCTTACCAGCTTCTACCAAAGCAGCGACTACTTCCAAGACAAGCCATCTGAGTCACGCGTCGTCAGTCGATTCGGTGAGCCACTCGAAACCACTGAGTAAATCAAGCTCTATCGACAGCTTGGTTGAGAAAAAGCAGCGAGACGAAGATGCTAGGATCAAGAAGGAAGAGGCGCTGAGACAGCAAACTGAAGAGAAACGACGCAAGCGGGAGGAGAAAGAGCTCAAGAATAAAAAAGCTAGGGAGGCTCAAGAAAAATTGGAGCAGGAAAAGCGCCTCAGGTTGGAGAAGGAGAAAGAAATGAAAGCGAAACATGCTTTGATAATGCAGGAAAAAATGCGCGAAGAAGCGGAAAAGAAAAGGCTCGCACAGCTCCAACGCGCTCAggagaaagaagaaaagaagaGACAAGAAGAGCAGTTGCGCCTGCAGAGGATGCATGAGATTGAAGAAACTGAAAGGAAACTCGCTGAACAGAGGCGACGAGAAGAGGAGAATGAACGTCGCAAGAAGGCGGAACTCAGAGCTCAGCAAGCAGCTGCTGCTGAAAATGCTAAATTGAAGCAGCAGTATCAAGCTAAAGTTAAAGCTATGCAGATGGAGAAGAatcagcaacaacaacagctACATGAGGCCCCGACGTCTTATAAAATTGACAGTGATCCTGATGATGATGAATCAGATAACGAATCTAATCCTAAACATCCTATACCTTACTGGGCACAAG ccgGAATTCGTAATTTACAATTGGAACTGCAACAGTACATTCcgataaataatgttttaaaattctttggaGCTAAAAAATGCACGCCGGATTTGTCAGAGCTTTTTGTGGGAGTTAAGAAGGATCGGATGAAGAGGACCTCGAGTGCTGTGTGGAAATCACCGCCTCGGTTTTCAATGATGGaagatgaataa